TGCCCTTGAACCACGCGGTGTCGACCACCACGCCGCGGATCAGCCCGGGCACCCCCAACCGCACCACCGCCTGATCGTGTCCGGGTTCGCGGCGGCGGCGGGTCTCCCAGCCGTCGTAGACCTGGCCCTTGTGTCCGAACGTGGCGGCCCGGTACCCGGCCGGTCCCGGGTTGATCAGGTTCTCCTTCTCGGCGAACGTCTCGTCGTTGGCCCAGATCACCGCGCCGCCCAGCGAGCGCAGCGCGAGGTCGGGCAGCCACGTGAAATCCGGTTCGGGGTCCGACACTCGACCATCGTCACAGATCGCGCTCACCGGCGCAGCGCGGCCAATCGCCGGATCGCCTCGTCGAGCGTCTCGTTGCGCTTGCAGAACGCGAAGCGCACCAAGTGGTTCCACATGTCGGCGTGCTCGGCGCCCGGATCGCAGAACGCCGACATCGGGATCGCGGCCACGCCGGCCGTGTGCGGGAGGTCCGCGCAGAACGCCGCGCTGTCGTCGAAACCGAGCGGCCGCGGATCGGCACACAGGAAGTAGGTGCCGAAACTGTCGTGCACCTCGAACCCGAGCTCGGTCAGCGCAGCGCCGAGCCGGTCCCGCTTGGCCTGCAGCGAGTCGCGCAGCCCGGCCACCCAGGCGTCCTCGGTGTTGAGCGCGTGCGCCACCGCGGGCTGGAACGGCGCCCCGCCGACATAGGACATGTACTGCTTGGCCGCCCGCACACCGGCGATCAGATCCGCTGTGCCGCAGGCCCACCCGATCTTCCAGCCGGTCACATTGAACGTCTTGGCGGCGCCGGAGATGGTGACCGTGCGGTCGCGCATGCCGGGATAGCCGACCAGCGGCAGGTGCCCCCCGCCGGGGAAGTCCGAGTACACCAGGTGCTCGTAGACCTCGTCGGTGATGACCAGCAGGTCGGCCTCGACGGCGAGTTCGGCCACCGCGCGCAGTTCGGCGTCGGTGGCGACCATGCCGGTCGGGTTGTGCGGCGAATTGAGGATCAGCGCCCTGGTCTCCGGTGTGACCGCGGCGCGCAGCGCGTCCACGTCGATGCGGAAGCCGCCGCCGTCGGGCATCAGCGGCACCGACCGGCGCCGGCAGCCCGCCATCGCGATGACGGGGGCGTAGGTGTCGAACGCGGGATCGATCAGCAGCACCTCGGAGCCGGGCTCGACCAGACCGATCACCGCGGCCGCGATCGCCTCGGACGCGCCGACGGTCACCAGCACCTCGGTCTCGGGGTCGTATACCGTGCCGTAGTGCCGCAGGCGCTGGGCGGCGATCGCCTCGCGCAGCGGTGCGATGCCGGGGCCGGGCGGGTACTGGTTGACGCCGTCGGCGATCGCCTCCTCGGCGATCTTGAGCATCTGCGGCGGCCCGTCCTCGTCGGGGAACCCCTGGCCGAGGTTGACGGCGCCGACACGGGCGGCCAGCGCCGACATCTGCGCGAAGATGTTGATCGCGTACGGCTGCAACCGTCGAACCGTCACCCGGTCGAGCCTAGTAGTGGCGCCAAGTCAGGTGGTGAACAGGCGGGCGGTGCGGGTCTCGTGCCGCATGCCGCTGATCTCGAGCGCAGGTGCGGTGCTGTGGAGGTCGTCGATGCCGCGCCCCCAGACCTGGTCGGCCAACGCGGCGATGTCGGCCGCCGCGCCGACCTGCACGCGCTGGCTGTGCAGGGGGCCGAGGCGGCCGAGGCGCACGGCGACGCTGAGCAGCGACGCCATCATCGAGCGCAGCGACCCGAGCACGGCGGTGCGCAGCGCCACCCCGATGACCGCCTGCAGCGCGCCGTCCACGACGGCGCAGTGGCCCGGCGTCGCACCGTCGAGCACCGCGTCGAGGAAGGCCAGCCCCGGCGCCAGCCCGCTGTGCCGCGCGGCCGACGCCAGCTGCCTGCCGGAGGACTCCGAGGCGATGCGGGCGTTGTCGAACAGCTTGTAGGACGCGGTCAGCTCGTCGAGGGTGCACAGCACCTCCGGTGACGGCGCGGCGCGCCACGCCGCCGCGGTGATCGTGGCGTCCAGCGGGGCGTAGGAGTGGGCCAGGTACTCGGTCACCGCGGCCGCGATCTGCGCGGGCCCGGCCTCGGGACGTTCGGACAGCCACTCCTCGAAGCCGTGGCTGTGCACCATCCGTCCGGCCGGAAAGGCGCTGTCGTGCAACTGCATCCACAGCGCGAGCGCGACCGCCGGGTCAGTGGTGGTGGCCGGCATGGGCGTCTGCTGAGGTGCGGGTCCAGCCGTCGGCGGCCATCGAGACGGGCGCGACGTCGCCGTGGATGTGGAGGTCGGCCATCATCGACCTGGCAGCCTCGGCGCTGGTGAACAGCGGCGCCGCGAGCGCGTCCTCGCCGACGTCGATCGGCGCGTGCTGGTTTCCCAGCAGGTAGCCGAGCAACAGCATCCGGCGCGCACCGGCGGGACCGCTGTTGTCGTCGAACCGGACCGAGATCGCCGGCTCCTGCGGTCGCCGCACCACCACCACCTGCTCACCGTCGTCGGCCAGCACCGCGCCGTGTCGCAGAAAGGTGCCGCGCGGCAACATGATCCGCACCTCGATCCCCGTGTCGGCCGTGACCAGCTGCCGGTGTTTGGCGGCGTCGCCCCAGCCGATGTCGACGTGGTGGCGTCGCCGGCCGGCGAACCGGTTCTCGTCGATGTCACCGAGCACGAAACAGGCCAACATCACGCACTGACCTCCGAATCACCGTGGGACGCCGGCACCAGGACGGACCGCGCGAACTCGAACAGGGCGTGGCGGGTCCGGTGCAGCTCCGGTGCGGTCTGCGCCGTCAGCCGGATGAACACACCCGCCTCGGCGGGCAGTCGGCCCGCGCCGCCGCGACAGCCCTCGGCGGTGTCGAGCACCGAGCGCAGACCGTCGAGCAGCAGCTCTGTGTCAGAGCCCGGGGCCACCGCGACAAAGGTGCCCAGATAGTCACCGTCCAGAAGGCAGCCGCCGCCGGTCGCGGCGCCGGGCCGGACGACCTGGCGGTCGCGGGCCACCACGCGGCCGTCGACCCGCACCGTGAACGCGCTGTCGTAGCAGCAGTAGGTGAAGCGCTCGCCGTGCGCGATGCGGCCCGCGGCGACAGCCTCCCAACCGAGATAGACGCCGCCGCACGCGAGGTCGATGTCGACTCGCTGGCGGTAGGTCGAACCCGCGTGCGGGATCACCGTCTGCGGGTTGTACTCCAGCACCGCCCCCGCGGCGACGCTGAACTCGGCGCGATGCCGGGCCCCCGGGCCGTCGCCGGCGAACACCTGCGTGGCGGCCTGGGTGGTGAGGTGCAGATGGCTGCCCGGTCCGCACCGTACCGCGGTGTGCAGATCGTCGTCGGAAAACGCGCCGCCGCTCGGGCTCTGCACGCACAGCGTCGCCGCGCCGGGATGATCGGTTGCCGAGCGCAGCGGCACGGTCACGCGCTGCGGATAGCGTTGGCGCAGTGACGTTGTCCGGGTGCGGCCCGTCGCGTCGGCGACGACGTCGACGGCGAGCTCGCCCGGCCGGATGGTCGGTGCGGTCACTGCGGGCTCGGGGTCAGCATCGCGGCGTCGACGAGTTGCCGTGTCAGTTCGTCCAATCCCTGCCCGGACCTCAGATCGGTGAACACCGTCGGCTTCACCGGCCGCGCGGCCGCACAGTCGCGGCGCATCATCTCGAGGTCGGCGCCGACCAACGGCGCGAGGTCGATCTTGTTGACCACCAGCAGATCCGCCTGCAGCAGCCCGATGCCGTTCTTGCGCGGTATGTCGTCGCCGGCGGCGGTGTCGATGACGAACACCCAGTAGTCGACCAGATCCGAGGTGAAAGTGGCCGCGAGGTTGTCGCCACCGGACTCGATCAGGATCACCTGTAGGTCCGGGAACCGGCGGCAAAGACGTGCGACGGCAGCCAGATTCGCCGACGGGTCCTCCCGGATCGCGGTGTGTGGGCAGGCGCCGGTCTCCACGGCAAGTACCCGGTCCGGATCGATGACACCACTGCGCCGCACGCGTTGGGCGTCCTCGTCGGTCACCAGGTCGTTGGTGATCACGGCGACGCTGAACCCGAGCCGGTGCAGCTGCGGGACCAGGTTCTCGACCAACCGCGTCTTGCCCGACCCCACAGGACCGCCGATGCCGATGCGCACTACTTCAGTCATGCTGTCCGCCTCGCTATTTGAGTGTGTACCGACGACCCAGCGGCACCCGGGTCATCGGTGTGCTCACACACGGCTGCCCGTCGACGGTCACCCGGTAGGTGTCCGGTTCGATGGTGATGTCCGGCAGGTAGTCGTTGTGCAGCAGGTCCGCCTTCGTCAGCGACCGCGCGCCGCGACAGCCGACCAGGCGGGTCTGCAGACCGAGCCGGTCACCCAGGCCGGCGTCGACAGCCCCGGCCGCCACGAAGTTCACCGACACGTCGGCCGGGGCGCGCCCGTACGCCGCCCACTGCGGGCGGTAGCGCAGCGGTTCACACGTCATCAGCGACGCGTTCGCCTCACCCATCACCGACCACGCCGGGAATCCGCCCTTGAACACCACTTCCGGCCGGATGCCGAAGAACTTCGGCTCCCACAGCACGATGTCGGCCAGCTTGCCGGGCTCCAGCGAGCCGACCTCGTGGTCGATGCCGAACAGCCGCGCCGGGTTGACCGTGAGCTTCGCGATGTAGCGCAGGATGCGCGCGTTGTCGGCGCCGGTGCCCTCGTCGGCGGGCAGCGCACCGCGAGTCGCCCGCATGTGGGACGCCAGTTGCCATGTGCGCGCGATGGTTTCCCCGATCCGGCCCATGCCCTGGGAGTCCGAGCCCATCGCCGAGATCGCGCCCAGGTCGTGCAGCACATCCTCGGCGGCGATGGTCTCACGCCGGATCCGCGACTCGGCGAACGCGACGTCCTCGGGGATGCGCGGGTTGAGGTGGTGGCACACCATCACCATGTCGAGGTGTTCGTCGAAGGTGTTGAGCGTGTACGGGTTCGTCGGGTTGGTGGACGACGGCAGGCAGTACGGTTCGCCCACCACCCGCATGATGTCGGGTGCGTGGCCGCCGCCGGCGCCCTCGGCGTGATACGTGTGGATCGCCCGCCCGCCGATGGCGGCCATGGTGTCCTCGAAGAAGCCGGACTCGTTGAGGGTGTCGGTGTGGATCTGCACCTGCAGGTCGAGTTCGTCACCGGCGTCGAGCGAGGCCCGGATCGCGGCCGGGGTGGCGCCCCAGTCCTCGTGGATCTTGAAGCCGATGGCCCCCGCCAGTCCCTGCTCGATCAGCGGTGCGGTGCTCGAGGCGCTGCCGTTGGCGATGAACCCGAAGTTCATCGGGAACGCCTCGGCGGCGCGCAGCATCCGCGCCAGATTGTTCGGGCCCGACGAGGTGATGCCCACGGTGACCGGGCCCAGCCCGCCGCCGATCATCGTGGTGACCCCGCTGGAGATCGCCTCCTCGACCAGTCCGGCACTGTCGAAGTGCACGTGCACGTCGATGGCGCCCGCGGTGGCGATCATGCCCTCCCCGGATCGGATGTCGGTGCCCGCGCCGATCACCATGCCGGGGTCGACGCCGTCCATGGTGCGCGGGTTGCCCGACTTGCCGATGCCCGCGATGCGCCCGTCGCGAATGCCGATGTCGGCCTTGCGGATACCGAGCACCGCGTCGACGATCAGCGCGTTGGTGATGACGAAGTCCAGTGCGCCGTCGCCGTTGGTGACGTCGCCGTGCACGGCCATCCCCTCACGCATGGTCTTGCCGCCGCCGAACACCGACTCGTCGCCGTAGACGGTCGCGTCGTGTTCGACTTTGGCCAGCAGTTCGGTGTCGGCCAGCCGGACCCGGTCACCGGTGGTCGGGCCGTACAGCTCGGCGTAGTGCCGTCGAGAGATGCGGTGTGCCATCAGACACCCCGCCCGGAGTCGAGGAAGCCCGACGCGTGCATGCGCTCCATCAGTGCATCGGTCGCGGCGCCGGCCGTCGCGCCGTTGGTGACGTCGTTCTGGCCGACCACGATCTGCTCACCGCCATAGCGCGTCAATGAGACCTCCTGTGCCTCACCGGGTTCGAACCGCACCGCGGTGCCGGACGGGATGTCCAGCCGCATCCCGAAGCAGGCGGCCCGGTCGAACCGCAACGCCCGGTTGACCTCGAAGAAGTGGAAGTGCGAACCCACCTGGATCGGGCGGTCACCGGTGTTGTCGACGGTGACGGTCACGGTCGGGCGTCCGGCGTTGAGTTCGAGGTCGCCGTCGCAGGGCCGGATCTCGCCGGGGACGACGGCGGGTTCGGCGGTCGTCCCGCTGCCCGGGCCGATGGCGTCGTGCACCGTGACCAGCTTCTGCCCGTCCTCGAAGAACGCCTCGACCTGCACCGAACCGAGCAGGGTGGCCACCCCGGGCAGGACGTCGTCGTCGGTCAGCACGGTGGCGCCGTGCGCGGCGGCGTCGGCGACCGTCGCGCCCGCGCGGGCGGCCTCGGCCACCTCGTCGGCGATCAGGGCGCGGGCTTCCGCGTAGGTCAGCGCCAGGCCCGCCGAGCGGCGCTTG
The window above is part of the Mycolicibacterium rutilum genome. Proteins encoded here:
- a CDS encoding pyridoxal phosphate-dependent aminotransferase, yielding MTVRRLQPYAINIFAQMSALAARVGAVNLGQGFPDEDGPPQMLKIAEEAIADGVNQYPPGPGIAPLREAIAAQRLRHYGTVYDPETEVLVTVGASEAIAAAVIGLVEPGSEVLLIDPAFDTYAPVIAMAGCRRRSVPLMPDGGGFRIDVDALRAAVTPETRALILNSPHNPTGMVATDAELRAVAELAVEADLLVITDEVYEHLVYSDFPGGGHLPLVGYPGMRDRTVTISGAAKTFNVTGWKIGWACGTADLIAGVRAAKQYMSYVGGAPFQPAVAHALNTEDAWVAGLRDSLQAKRDRLGAALTELGFEVHDSFGTYFLCADPRPLGFDDSAAFCADLPHTAGVAAIPMSAFCDPGAEHADMWNHLVRFAFCKRNETLDEAIRRLAALRR
- a CDS encoding urease accessory protein UreF → MPATTTDPAVALALWMQLHDSAFPAGRMVHSHGFEEWLSERPEAGPAQIAAAVTEYLAHSYAPLDATITAAAWRAAPSPEVLCTLDELTASYKLFDNARIASESSGRQLASAARHSGLAPGLAFLDAVLDGATPGHCAVVDGALQAVIGVALRTAVLGSLRSMMASLLSVAVRLGRLGPLHSQRVQVGAAADIAALADQVWGRGIDDLHSTAPALEISGMRHETRTARLFTT
- a CDS encoding urease accessory protein UreE; this encodes MLACFVLGDIDENRFAGRRRHHVDIGWGDAAKHRQLVTADTGIEVRIMLPRGTFLRHGAVLADDGEQVVVVRRPQEPAISVRFDDNSGPAGARRMLLLGYLLGNQHAPIDVGEDALAAPLFTSAEAARSMMADLHIHGDVAPVSMAADGWTRTSADAHAGHHH
- a CDS encoding urease accessory protein UreD; translated protein: MTAPTIRPGELAVDVVADATGRTRTTSLRQRYPQRVTVPLRSATDHPGAATLCVQSPSGGAFSDDDLHTAVRCGPGSHLHLTTQAATQVFAGDGPGARHRAEFSVAAGAVLEYNPQTVIPHAGSTYRQRVDIDLACGGVYLGWEAVAAGRIAHGERFTYCCYDSAFTVRVDGRVVARDRQVVRPGAATGGGCLLDGDYLGTFVAVAPGSDTELLLDGLRSVLDTAEGCRGGAGRLPAEAGVFIRLTAQTAPELHRTRHALFEFARSVLVPASHGDSEVSA
- the ureG gene encoding urease accessory protein UreG, with product MTEVVRIGIGGPVGSGKTRLVENLVPQLHRLGFSVAVITNDLVTDEDAQRVRRSGVIDPDRVLAVETGACPHTAIREDPSANLAAVARLCRRFPDLQVILIESGGDNLAATFTSDLVDYWVFVIDTAAGDDIPRKNGIGLLQADLLVVNKIDLAPLVGADLEMMRRDCAAARPVKPTVFTDLRSGQGLDELTRQLVDAAMLTPSPQ
- the ureC gene encoding urease subunit alpha — encoded protein: MAHRISRRHYAELYGPTTGDRVRLADTELLAKVEHDATVYGDESVFGGGKTMREGMAVHGDVTNGDGALDFVITNALIVDAVLGIRKADIGIRDGRIAGIGKSGNPRTMDGVDPGMVIGAGTDIRSGEGMIATAGAIDVHVHFDSAGLVEEAISSGVTTMIGGGLGPVTVGITSSGPNNLARMLRAAEAFPMNFGFIANGSASSTAPLIEQGLAGAIGFKIHEDWGATPAAIRASLDAGDELDLQVQIHTDTLNESGFFEDTMAAIGGRAIHTYHAEGAGGGHAPDIMRVVGEPYCLPSSTNPTNPYTLNTFDEHLDMVMVCHHLNPRIPEDVAFAESRIRRETIAAEDVLHDLGAISAMGSDSQGMGRIGETIARTWQLASHMRATRGALPADEGTGADNARILRYIAKLTVNPARLFGIDHEVGSLEPGKLADIVLWEPKFFGIRPEVVFKGGFPAWSVMGEANASLMTCEPLRYRPQWAAYGRAPADVSVNFVAAGAVDAGLGDRLGLQTRLVGCRGARSLTKADLLHNDYLPDITIEPDTYRVTVDGQPCVSTPMTRVPLGRRYTLK
- a CDS encoding urease subunit beta, which translates into the protein MHLTPKDEDRLLLFLAAELARKRRSAGLALTYAEARALIADEVAEAARAGATVADAAAHGATVLTDDDVLPGVATLLGSVQVEAFFEDGQKLVTVHDAIGPGSGTTAEPAVVPGEIRPCDGDLELNAGRPTVTVTVDNTGDRPIQVGSHFHFFEVNRALRFDRAACFGMRLDIPSGTAVRFEPGEAQEVSLTRYGGEQIVVGQNDVTNGATAGAATDALMERMHASGFLDSGRGV